One segment of Fuscovulum ytuae DNA contains the following:
- a CDS encoding D-amino-acid transaminase: protein MTRTVYVNGSYLPEDQATVSVFDRGFLMADGVYEVTSVLDGKLVDFDGHTKRLHRSLEALDMQAPCSDDDLIAMHRELIRLNGIDQGMIYLQVTRGNPGDRSFVFPDESVKPTIVAFTQDIPNLADAPAAKTGFRVISVPDIRWGRRDIKTVQLLYPSMAKMMAKKAGVDDSWMVEDGVVTEGTSNNAYIIKGNRIITRQLSNDILHGITRTAVLRFAAEAQFEVEERPFTVDEVKQADEAFATAATIFVMPVVEIDGAAIGTGKPGPVATRLRELYIDEMRKAAI from the coding sequence ATGACCCGCACCGTCTATGTCAACGGCAGCTACCTGCCCGAAGATCAGGCCACCGTTTCGGTCTTTGACCGGGGTTTCCTGATGGCCGATGGCGTCTATGAGGTGACCTCTGTCCTTGATGGCAAGCTGGTGGACTTCGACGGCCACACGAAACGCCTGCACCGCAGCCTTGAGGCGCTGGATATGCAGGCCCCCTGTTCAGATGATGACCTGATCGCCATGCATCGCGAATTGATCCGTCTGAACGGCATCGATCAGGGCATGATCTATCTGCAAGTCACGCGCGGCAATCCGGGCGACCGGTCCTTCGTCTTTCCCGACGAGTCGGTGAAACCCACCATCGTGGCCTTCACGCAGGATATCCCCAACCTTGCCGATGCTCCCGCCGCCAAGACCGGTTTTCGCGTGATCTCGGTCCCCGACATCCGCTGGGGCCGGCGCGACATCAAGACGGTGCAACTCCTTTACCCTTCCATGGCCAAGATGATGGCCAAGAAGGCGGGTGTGGATGATTCATGGATGGTCGAGGATGGCGTCGTGACCGAAGGCACCTCGAACAACGCCTATATCATCAAGGGCAACCGCATCATCACGCGGCAATTGTCGAACGATATCCTGCACGGGATCACCCGCACCGCGGTCCTCCGCTTTGCCGCCGAGGCGCAGTTCGAGGTGGAGGAACGCCCCTTCACGGTGGATGAGGTGAAACAGGCCGACGAGGCCTTCGCCACCGCCGCCACCATCTTCGTCATGCCGGTGGTCGAAATCGACGGCGCGGCGATCGGTACGGGCAAACCCGGCCCCGTCGCCACCCGCCTGCGCG